GGCAGCTCTGCTCCGACATTCTGCACCACAGCTGCGAGAGGCCCGACACGTGCACCTACCACTACAACTACGGCGACGGCACGATGACCATGGGCGTGTACGCCACGGAACGCTTCACCTTCACGTCGTCGGACGGCGACAGGCTCATGACCGTCCCGCTCGGTTTCGGGTGCGGCTCCATGAACGTCGGCAGCCTGAACAATGGCTCCGGCATCGTGGGCTTCGGCCGGAACCCGCTCTCGCTGGTGTCACAGCTCTCCATCCGCCGCTTCTCCTACTGCCTCACGTCCTACGCCAGCGGCAGGAAGAGCACCCTCCTGTTCGGGTCCCTGTCCGGTGGAGTCTACGGCGACGCCACCGGCGTACAGACCACGCCGCTCCTCCAGAGCCTCCAGAACCCGACCTTCTACTACGTCCACCTCACGGGCCTGAGCGTCGGCGCCAGGCGGCTGCGGATACCGGAGTCGGCGTTCGCGCTCCGGCCCGATGGCTCGGGCGGCGTGATCGTCGATTCCGGCACTGCACTCACGCTGCTACCGGGTGCGGTGCTCACGGAGGTGGTGCGGGCGTTCCGCCAGCAGCTGAGGCTGCCGTTCGCGAACGGCGGCAACCCCGAAGACGGCGCGTGCTTCCTGGTGCCAGCGGCCTGGCGGCGCTCGTCGACGACGTCACAGGTGCCGGTCCCAAGGATGGTGTTCCACTTCCAGGGCGCGGACCTCGACCTGCCGCGGCGAAACTACGTCCTGGACGACCACAGGAGGGGCCGCCTGTGCCTCCTCCTGGCGGACTCCGGCGATGATGGCTCGATAATTGGCAACCTGGTGCAGCAGGACATGCGCGTGCTCTACGATTTGGAGGCAGAAACCTTGTCGTTCGCTCCGGCACAATGCTGACACGCGCGCAACTAGTAGAAGGCCGTCGACTCACTGTATGCAAGTTAGTGTTAACCATGCAAATGCATGTCAACCGTACCGGGTCTCACTTTGCACGCAACAAACAAACAAGGGTGTGTAATAAATGATCATGTTGTTTTAGAGGAAAATAATAAATATGATCTGGTTAAGAAAAAGGCAAGGGGAACCGTGAGGCAATCATGGTAAGCTACTATCAAGAAAAGGCAAGGAGAGGAGTAACGCTTTCTACACCAAAAATGTATTGCAGCATGTACATGTTCAGCATGCTCTATCTTCAACGCTGAAAA
Above is a genomic segment from Miscanthus floridulus cultivar M001 chromosome 3, ASM1932011v1, whole genome shotgun sequence containing:
- the LOC136546347 gene encoding aspartic proteinase nepenthesin-2-like, producing the protein MEQRLVVLVLAIASLYACPAAPAFVGDDDVRVALKHVDSGKQLSRPELIRRAMQRSKARAAALSAVRNRASGRFSGKNNERQQTPPTGVPVRPSGDLEYVVDLAIGTPPQPVSVLLDTGSDLIWTQCAPCASCLTQPDPLFAPGESVSYEPMRCAGQLCSDILHHSCERPDTCTYHYNYGDGTMTMGVYATERFTFTSSDGDRLMTVPLGFGCGSMNVGSLNNGSGIVGFGRNPLSLVSQLSIRRFSYCLTSYASGRKSTLLFGSLSGGVYGDATGVQTTPLLQSLQNPTFYYVHLTGLSVGARRLRIPESAFALRPDGSGGVIVDSGTALTLLPGAVLTEVVRAFRQQLRLPFANGGNPEDGACFLVPAAWRRSSTTSQVPVPRMVFHFQGADLDLPRRNYVLDDHRRGRLCLLLADSGDDGSIIGNLVQQDMRVLYDLEAETLSFAPAQC